The DNA region AGGACGGCCGCGTCGTCGCCACCCACGGCGACGTGAAGGCCGAGGTCAACCGCGGCCTGAACTGCGTGAAGGGCTATTTCCTCTCCAAGATCATGTATGGCGAGGACCGGCTGAACCAGCCGCTGCTGCGCATGAAGGACGGCAAGTACGACAAGGAGGGCGAGTTCACGCCGATCGGCTGGGACGCCGCCTTCGACATCATGGCCGAGAAGTGGAAGGAGACCCTGAGGAAGAAGGGTCCGACCGCCGTCGGCATGTTCGGCTCCGGCCAGTGGACCATCTACGAGGGCTATGCCGCGTCCAAGCTGATGAAGGCCGGCCTGCGCTCCAACAACCTCGACCCGAATGCCCGCCACTGCATGGCGTCGGCGGTGGCCGGCTTCATGCGCACCTTCGGCATGGACGAGCCGATGGGCTGCTACGACGACATGGAGCAGGCCGACGCCTTCGTGCTGTGGGGCTCCAACATGGCGGAGATGCACCCCATCCTGTGGACCCGCGTCACCGACCGCCGGCTCAGCCATCCCGGCTGCAAGGTCGCCGTCCTCTCCACCTTCGAGCACCGCAGCTTCGACCTCGCCGACATCGGGCTGGTCTTCACCCCCGGCTCCGATCTGGCGATCCTGAACTACATCGCCAACCACATCATCAAGACCGGCCGGGTGAACAGGGAGTTCGTCGAGAAGCACTGCAACTTCAAGCGCGGCCGCGACGACATCGGCTACGGCCTGCGCCCCGACAACCCGCTGGAGGCGAAGGCGAAGAACGCCGCCAAGGCCAACGACTCCGATCCGATCGGCTTCGACGAGTTCGCGAAGTTCGTCGAGCCCTACACGCTGGACAAGGCGCACGAGCTGTCGGGCGTGCCGAAGAACCGGCTGGAGGCGCTGGCCGAGCTCTACGCCGATCCCAAGGTGAAGGTCGTGTCCTTCTGGACCATGGGCTTCAACCAGCATGTCCGCGGCGTCTGGGCCAACAACCTCGTCTACAACATCCACCTGCTGACGGGGAAGATCTCGCAGCCGGGCAACGGCCCCTTCTCGCTGACCGGCCAGCCGTCGGCCTGCGGCACCGCGCGCGAGGTCGGCACCTTCTCGCACCGGCTGCCCGCCGACATGGTGGTGACCAACCCCGAGCACCGCAAACACGCCGAGGAGATCTGGAAGCTGCCGGAGGGGACGATCCCCGACAAGGTCGGCTACCACGCGGTCCAGCAGGACCGCATGCTGAAGGACGGCAAGCTCAACGCCTACTGGGTCATGTGCAACAACAACATGCAGACGGCCCCGAACACGGCGAAG from Azospirillum thiophilum includes:
- the napA gene encoding nitrate reductase catalytic subunit NapA; this translates as MFLSRRDYLKAQAAAAAAAAAGISLPASAANILTGEGARLTWSKAPCRFCGTGCGVMVGVKDGRVVATHGDVKAEVNRGLNCVKGYFLSKIMYGEDRLNQPLLRMKDGKYDKEGEFTPIGWDAAFDIMAEKWKETLRKKGPTAVGMFGSGQWTIYEGYAASKLMKAGLRSNNLDPNARHCMASAVAGFMRTFGMDEPMGCYDDMEQADAFVLWGSNMAEMHPILWTRVTDRRLSHPGCKVAVLSTFEHRSFDLADIGLVFTPGSDLAILNYIANHIIKTGRVNREFVEKHCNFKRGRDDIGYGLRPDNPLEAKAKNAAKANDSDPIGFDEFAKFVEPYTLDKAHELSGVPKNRLEALAELYADPKVKVVSFWTMGFNQHVRGVWANNLVYNIHLLTGKISQPGNGPFSLTGQPSACGTAREVGTFSHRLPADMVVTNPEHRKHAEEIWKLPEGTIPDKVGYHAVQQDRMLKDGKLNAYWVMCNNNMQTAPNTAKETFPGYRNPENFIVVSDPYPTVTALAADLILPTAMWVEKEGGYGNAERRTQLWRQLVDAPDGAKSDLWQIMEFSKRFRIEEVWPEDLLNKKPELRGKSLYDVLFRNGQVDRFPLSDLDPNYNNVEAKAAGFYVQKGLFEEYAAFGRGHGHDLADFEQYHVERGLRWPVVDGKETKWRYREGSDPYVKAGEGMRFYGNKDGKANVFALPYEPPAESPDADYPFWLSTGRVIEHWHSGSMTLRVPELRKAFPNAVVFMHPDDARQLNVRRGQEVRVTSRRGEVRVRVETRGRNKPPRGLVFVPFFDHTVLINKVTLDATDPISKQTDYKKCAVKITPVANA